From one Caldithrix abyssi DSM 13497 genomic stretch:
- the aspA gene encoding aspartate ammonia-lyase: MSWLSFLKEIELFKDLTEKELELLNEHFQERSLAENQPLFYENQPRKEFFLIYEGKVELYKTTPFGEEKRIAVFNAGDFLGEGALLDDDPHSTSARTVVPTKILKIDLNDFKELLARNPQMSAKIVARTARVIARRMRQTTTQVANIATQYLSGRTRLEHDLLGEREVPAEVYYGVQTLRALENFNITGISIAHYQSLIESLAMVKMAAAKANRDLGLLDKNIAEAIITACREIIEGRWHTNFVVDVIQGGAGTSTNMNANEVIANRALEILGHKRGEYQYCHPNNHVNLSQSTNDVYPTALKIALFRSTQKLIQVLKNLIESFNRKAREFADVIKIGRTQLQDAVPMTLGQEMEAYASTLSEEVERLQQNAQLFLEVNLGGTAIGTGINAHPEYGKLAVQYLAEISGIPVKLAPNLVEATQDTGAFVMFSSALKRLAVKLSKIASDLRLLSSGPRAGLNEINLPKMQPGSSIMPGKVNPVIPEVVNQIAYKVIGNDLTITMAAEAGQLELNVMEPVMAQSLFESIEMLKNGMLTFKYRCVDGITANRERCREMVENSISLVTALNPVLGYETCTEIAREALEQNKGVYELVLEKGLLTREELDEYLKPENMIAPKVVAKK, translated from the coding sequence ATGTCCTGGCTAAGTTTTCTAAAAGAGATCGAATTATTTAAAGACCTGACAGAAAAGGAACTGGAATTATTAAACGAGCATTTTCAGGAGCGTTCGCTAGCCGAGAATCAGCCGCTTTTTTATGAAAACCAACCGCGCAAAGAATTTTTTTTAATTTACGAAGGCAAGGTTGAGCTGTATAAAACCACGCCTTTTGGCGAAGAAAAGCGCATAGCCGTTTTTAACGCCGGCGATTTTCTGGGAGAAGGCGCCTTGTTGGACGACGATCCCCATTCCACCTCGGCGCGAACCGTTGTACCCACCAAAATCTTAAAAATAGATTTAAATGATTTTAAAGAGCTGCTGGCCAGAAATCCGCAAATGAGCGCTAAAATTGTTGCGCGAACGGCGCGCGTTATTGCCCGCCGTATGCGACAGACCACTACCCAGGTGGCCAATATTGCCACTCAGTATCTTTCAGGCCGCACGCGCCTGGAACACGATTTGTTGGGAGAACGCGAGGTGCCTGCCGAAGTCTATTACGGCGTTCAAACCCTGCGGGCGCTGGAAAATTTTAACATAACCGGCATCAGCATTGCCCACTACCAGTCGTTGATCGAAAGTCTGGCTATGGTAAAGATGGCCGCGGCAAAGGCAAACCGAGACCTTGGGCTACTTGATAAAAATATTGCCGAGGCGATCATCACCGCCTGTCGGGAAATTATTGAAGGAAGATGGCATACCAATTTTGTGGTGGACGTCATTCAGGGCGGCGCCGGCACTTCCACCAATATGAACGCCAATGAGGTGATTGCCAATCGCGCGCTTGAGATTTTAGGCCACAAGCGAGGCGAATACCAATATTGTCATCCTAATAATCACGTCAATCTTTCGCAATCAACCAATGACGTCTATCCCACGGCTTTAAAAATTGCGCTTTTTCGCAGCACGCAAAAATTAATCCAGGTGTTGAAGAACTTAATCGAATCGTTTAACCGCAAAGCCAGAGAGTTTGCCGATGTCATTAAAATCGGACGTACGCAGTTGCAGGACGCCGTGCCCATGACCCTGGGACAGGAAATGGAGGCCTACGCCTCAACGCTCAGCGAAGAGGTGGAACGTTTGCAACAAAACGCCCAGCTCTTTCTGGAAGTGAATCTGGGCGGAACGGCCATCGGCACCGGTATTAACGCCCATCCGGAATACGGCAAATTGGCAGTGCAATATCTGGCGGAGATCAGCGGTATTCCGGTTAAATTAGCGCCCAATCTGGTGGAAGCCACGCAAGACACCGGCGCCTTTGTCATGTTTTCTTCCGCCTTAAAGCGGCTGGCCGTAAAATTGTCCAAAATCGCCAGCGATCTGCGCCTGCTTTCTTCAGGACCCAGAGCCGGGCTGAATGAAATTAATCTGCCCAAAATGCAACCAGGCTCATCCATCATGCCCGGTAAGGTTAATCCGGTCATCCCGGAAGTCGTAAACCAGATCGCTTACAAGGTAATCGGCAACGATCTGACCATAACCATGGCCGCCGAAGCCGGTCAGCTTGAACTTAACGTGATGGAGCCGGTCATGGCTCAGAGTTTGTTTGAGTCCATTGAGATGTTGAAGAACGGCATGCTGACCTTTAAATACCGCTGTGTGGACGGCATTACCGCCAATCGCGAACGCTGTCGGGAGATGGTGGAAAACAGCATCAGTCTGGTTACGGCTTTGAACCCCGTTTTGGGATATGAAACCTGTACCGAAATTGCCAGAGAAGCGCTGGAACAAAATAAAGGCGTTTACGAACTGGTTTTAGAAAAAGGCCTTCTTACGCGCGAAGAACTGGATGAATATCTGAAGCCAGAAAATATGATCGCTCCCAAGGTTGTCGCCAAAAAGTGA
- the uvrB gene encoding excinuclease ABC subunit UvrB, which produces MEKAFKLVSSYKPQGDQPQAIAGLVEGLTRGEKFQTLLGVTGSGKTYTMANVIAQVNKPTLIISHNKTLAAQLYGEFKGFFPENAVEYFISYYDYYQPEAYIPTTDTYIEKDSSINDEIDRLRLKATSSLLARRDVIVVASVSCIYGIGSPSDYMSMLVMLRVGDHFNRQDLLMRLVDIQYTRNDFDFQRGTFRIRGDIVDIFPAYEEFAYRIEFFGSEVDSLKTLDPVSGRTMESVDHAVIFPAKHFVTPAEKLKTAIENIRLELQERLKELRAQNKLLEAQRLEMRTNFDIEMMQEIGYCSGIENYSRHLSGREPGQPPYTLIDFFPEDFLMIIDESHQTIPQLRAMYNGDRSRKETLVEYGFRLPSALDNRPLRFEEFEQRIHQVIFVSATPGDYELEKCKGVVVEQVIRPTGLVDPEIEIRPVATQIDDLIHEIKERVKRKERTLVTTLTKRMAEDLTDYLQAAGIRVRYLHSEIDALERVGILRDLRLAEFDVLVGVNLLREGLDLPEVSLVAVLDADKEGFLRSYVSLMQTAGRAARNVDGRVIFYADRMTESMRKTIDECNRRRKKQIAYNEQMGITPKTIFKTAEEILKTTTVADVRKQLPKVAEPQVEYGDHLSREELIERLNNEMQIAAANLEFERAAILRDEIKRLKAMRA; this is translated from the coding sequence ATGGAAAAAGCATTTAAATTAGTTTCCAGTTACAAGCCGCAGGGAGATCAGCCTCAGGCCATTGCCGGCCTGGTGGAAGGCCTGACGCGGGGCGAAAAATTTCAGACTTTGTTAGGCGTTACGGGAAGCGGCAAAACCTACACGATGGCTAATGTCATTGCGCAGGTGAACAAACCCACGCTCATTATTTCGCACAATAAAACGTTGGCCGCACAATTGTACGGCGAGTTTAAGGGCTTTTTCCCGGAAAACGCGGTGGAGTACTTCATCAGTTATTACGATTACTATCAGCCGGAAGCCTACATTCCCACCACGGACACCTACATCGAAAAAGATTCCAGCATCAATGATGAGATAGACCGTCTGAGACTCAAAGCCACCAGCTCGTTGCTGGCCAGAAGAGATGTGATTGTGGTGGCCAGCGTCAGCTGCATCTATGGCATCGGGTCGCCTTCGGACTACATGAGCATGCTGGTCATGTTGCGCGTGGGCGATCATTTTAACCGCCAGGACCTGTTGATGCGTCTGGTGGACATCCAGTACACGCGCAATGACTTTGATTTTCAGCGGGGCACCTTTCGCATCCGTGGAGATATTGTGGATATTTTCCCGGCCTACGAGGAGTTCGCCTATCGAATTGAATTTTTTGGCAGTGAAGTCGATTCCCTTAAAACTCTTGATCCCGTTTCCGGCCGCACCATGGAAAGTGTAGATCATGCGGTGATTTTTCCGGCCAAGCATTTTGTAACACCGGCGGAGAAGTTAAAGACGGCCATCGAAAACATTCGCCTGGAGCTGCAAGAGCGGCTGAAGGAACTGCGCGCGCAGAATAAATTGCTTGAAGCTCAGCGCTTGGAGATGCGCACCAATTTTGACATTGAAATGATGCAGGAGATCGGTTACTGTTCGGGAATTGAAAACTATTCGCGCCATCTTTCCGGCAGAGAGCCCGGGCAGCCGCCTTACACTTTAATCGACTTTTTTCCTGAAGATTTTTTAATGATCATCGACGAATCGCATCAAACCATTCCCCAGCTGCGGGCCATGTATAACGGCGATCGTTCGCGCAAGGAGACGCTGGTGGAATATGGTTTTCGTCTGCCCAGCGCGCTGGACAACCGGCCGCTTAGATTCGAAGAGTTTGAACAGCGCATCCATCAGGTGATCTTTGTTTCGGCAACGCCCGGCGATTATGAACTGGAAAAATGCAAGGGCGTGGTTGTGGAGCAGGTGATTCGTCCTACCGGTCTGGTGGATCCGGAAATAGAAATTCGGCCGGTGGCCACGCAGATCGACGATTTGATTCATGAAATAAAAGAGCGCGTAAAACGTAAGGAGCGCACGCTGGTAACCACCTTAACCAAGCGCATGGCAGAGGATTTAACCGATTATTTGCAGGCGGCGGGCATTCGCGTCCGCTATTTACACTCCGAAATCGACGCGCTGGAACGCGTGGGTATTTTGCGCGATTTACGTCTGGCTGAATTCGATGTGCTGGTGGGCGTTAACCTGCTGCGCGAGGGGCTGGATCTGCCGGAGGTTTCACTGGTCGCCGTGCTGGATGCCGACAAGGAGGGTTTTTTGCGTTCGTATGTTTCTTTGATGCAAACAGCCGGAAGGGCGGCCCGAAATGTAGACGGCAGGGTGATCTTTTACGCCGATCGCATGACCGAATCCATGCGTAAAACGATCGATGAGTGCAATCGCCGCCGCAAAAAACAGATAGCCTATAACGAGCAAATGGGCATAACCCCGAAAACCATTTTTAAAACCGCAGAAGAGATTTTGAAAACCACCACCGTGGCCGACGTGCGCAAACAGTTGCCCAAAGTGGCCGAACCGCAGGTGGAGTATGGCGACCATTTGAGCCGGGAAGAGCTCATCGAGCGCTTGAACAACGAAATGCAAATTGCGGCGGCCAACCTGGAATTTGAACGGGCGGCCATTTTACGCGACGAGATCAAGCGTCTTAAAGCCATGCGTGCCTGA
- a CDS encoding FlgD immunoglobulin-like domain containing protein produces the protein MRIFFLQILLFSIMLNPLFSQQYSIIVDGDPSDWESNDGNYNYTTSLSLHQSNYFNGQWIYKGKIGDARDLNNENYDMWELRIGQDGTYLYILIKLNDITDINLPNIAFAFSTGSGGTANWIGDEANTFIEGTPNIDFNVILHTGTSGIPTAEFWDITGGISWYTPSGVQVAISTTNDVVEARLPLASLEISPGENFTFWCATFLNEITTGSDYWANNGDCTNDWGGSSTPDAVDGMSEGWSIDENWWNRAEFDDGNNDIENTNGATILFNDASLPVTLNSFTAAASGQSVLLQWTTQSEIDVLGFEIQRALDENGPFETIATYKDHPQLKASGSSSAETAYRFIDQNVQPNFTYWYKLISHDLDGSRQTFGPISATVQKDGQNLQPIAGNTPTEFMLEQNFPNPFNGSTQIAFSIPALKEGSANVQLNVFDINGKLIDRLINQTLSAGTYQVKWDGRDLRGNKAPSGVYIYQLRANNFVFSKKMLLVQ, from the coding sequence ATGAGAATTTTTTTTTTACAAATTTTATTATTTTCAATAATGTTAAATCCATTATTCTCTCAACAATATTCAATAATAGTAGATGGTGACCCCAGTGATTGGGAAAGTAATGATGGTAATTACAATTATACGACATCTCTTTCTCTCCATCAATCTAATTATTTCAATGGGCAATGGATTTATAAAGGTAAAATTGGAGATGCAAGAGACTTGAATAATGAAAATTATGACATGTGGGAATTAAGGATTGGGCAGGATGGAACATATCTATATATTTTGATAAAATTGAATGATATTACTGACATTAATCTTCCTAATATAGCTTTTGCTTTTTCAACTGGTAGTGGAGGAACAGCTAACTGGATTGGTGACGAAGCAAATACTTTTATTGAAGGTACACCAAATATTGATTTCAATGTAATTCTTCATACAGGAACTTCAGGAATTCCAACTGCCGAATTTTGGGATATAACTGGCGGTATTTCATGGTATACTCCCTCTGGAGTTCAAGTAGCTATAAGCACGACAAATGATGTAGTTGAGGCAAGGCTTCCCTTAGCTTCTCTAGAAATTTCTCCAGGGGAAAATTTTACCTTTTGGTGTGCAACTTTTTTAAATGAAATAACAACAGGTTCTGATTATTGGGCAAACAATGGTGACTGTACTAATGATTGGGGAGGTTCGAGTACGCCAGATGCGGTAGATGGAATGAGTGAAGGATGGAGCATTGACGAAAATTGGTGGAATAGGGCTGAATTCGATGACGGAAATAATGATATTGAAAACACTAATGGTGCAACTATTTTATTTAATGACGCCTCCCTCCCTGTTACCCTGAATAGCTTTACAGCAGCCGCTTCGGGCCAATCCGTTCTTCTTCAGTGGACCACGCAGTCCGAAATCGATGTACTGGGCTTTGAAATTCAACGCGCTCTGGATGAAAACGGGCCCTTTGAAACCATTGCCACCTACAAGGACCATCCCCAATTAAAAGCCAGCGGCAGCAGCTCCGCTGAAACGGCTTACCGTTTTATCGACCAAAACGTTCAACCTAACTTTACGTACTGGTACAAACTCATCTCCCACGATCTGGACGGCTCCAGGCAGACCTTTGGGCCCATATCGGCAACTGTGCAAAAGGACGGGCAAAACTTACAACCGATCGCCGGCAACACGCCAACGGAATTTATGCTGGAACAGAACTTCCCCAACCCCTTTAACGGTTCCACGCAAATTGCCTTCAGCATTCCCGCCCTAAAAGAAGGCAGCGCAAACGTTCAATTGAATGTTTTTGATATTAACGGCAAACTGATTGACCGGCTGATCAATCAAACGCTGTCGGCCGGTACCTATCAGGTTAAATGGGACGGCAGGGACTTACGAGGAAATAAGGCGCCTTCCGGCGTTTACATCTACCAGCTGCGAGCCAATAATTTTGTCTTCAGCAAAAAAATGCTGCTGGTTCAATAA
- a CDS encoding ISL3 family transposase — MKDKELFKQILGLSHPWEVSKVDLDIANEEVEIEIIYKSKKGFCPECEVEYDIYDHREKRRWRHLDTCQMKTYIVCKVPRIKCKEHGVKTIKVPWAEKSSRTTLLFERFAIELLLASKNQSKTAQFLRISFDMLHHIMSKAVERGLSRRTEEDIKYIGIDEKSMKRGHTYVSVLSDSERRRVIDVSEGRTTSSASSLINKGLTEKQKEGLKAVSMDMWKAFIKAVQKELPNASIVHDKFHIMKYLNDGVDKTRREEARKLQKSNDKTLVKSKYLFLKNLENMTDKQLSRFRKIQELNLITSQAWAAKENFKEFFRSETINDAKFFFAEWYQDIKERSLNKMIKVAKMLIAHSDGLLNYIRYQIDNSVAEWLNGKIQEIKTVGRGFRKFENFRIAILFFLGKLDLFPQESQ; from the coding sequence ATGAAAGATAAAGAATTATTTAAACAGATTTTGGGACTTTCGCATCCCTGGGAAGTTTCTAAAGTTGACTTAGATATTGCGAATGAGGAAGTAGAAATAGAGATTATCTATAAGTCAAAAAAAGGTTTTTGTCCCGAATGCGAAGTGGAATATGATATTTATGATCACCGCGAAAAACGTCGTTGGCGGCATTTGGATACATGCCAAATGAAGACCTATATTGTCTGCAAAGTACCCCGCATTAAATGCAAGGAACATGGAGTAAAAACGATCAAAGTACCTTGGGCAGAAAAGTCGAGTCGAACGACTTTATTATTTGAACGTTTTGCTATTGAGTTATTACTGGCCTCCAAGAACCAGAGCAAAACGGCACAATTTTTACGGATCAGCTTTGATATGCTTCATCATATAATGAGCAAAGCAGTGGAACGCGGGCTATCACGCCGAACGGAAGAGGACATTAAATATATCGGGATAGATGAGAAGAGTATGAAAAGAGGTCATACTTATGTAAGCGTATTATCCGATAGTGAAAGAAGACGTGTAATAGATGTAAGTGAAGGTCGCACAACAAGCTCTGCCAGTTCGTTAATAAACAAGGGATTAACAGAGAAACAAAAGGAGGGCCTCAAAGCGGTCAGTATGGATATGTGGAAAGCTTTTATTAAAGCTGTTCAAAAGGAGCTTCCCAATGCTTCCATAGTGCATGACAAATTTCATATAATGAAGTATTTAAATGATGGAGTGGATAAAACCAGACGAGAGGAAGCCCGTAAATTACAAAAATCTAATGATAAAACCTTAGTGAAAAGTAAATATTTATTTTTAAAGAATCTGGAAAATATGACGGACAAGCAATTATCGCGTTTCAGAAAAATTCAAGAACTTAACCTTATCACTTCCCAGGCTTGGGCGGCCAAAGAGAACTTCAAAGAATTCTTTAGGAGTGAAACAATAAATGATGCGAAATTTTTTTTTGCGGAATGGTATCAGGATATTAAGGAACGTTCTTTAAATAAAATGATTAAAGTAGCAAAAATGCTCATTGCTCATTCAGATGGCTTATTAAACTATATAAGATATCAGATAGATAATTCAGTAGCCGAATGGTTGAACGGCAAGATACAGGAGATAAAAACAGTTGGTAGAGGCTTTAGAAAATTTGAAAATTTTAGGATAGCAATACTTTTCTTTCTTGGTAAATTAGACCTTTTTCCACAGGAATCCCAGTAG
- a CDS encoding alpha-amylase domain-containing protein codes for MRRVLLGLALVLLFSFANLFANPWNGRIVLQGFWWDYWNNNYPNNWATYLADLAPRLSEMGIDYVWIPPTVKNHSTSSNGYAPFDHYDLGDKYQKGSTSTRFGNKDEFLRAVAVLHANGLRVIQDVVWNHLANAGSNTGAGGSDPAAWGNTWKNFRYVCYATPVTDESEADYFNRQGRFFKNWQNFHPNPDHNQNDDDWTGEFWGPDLCYYQGAYGQSSNCTYNPEQSPDYVRNGMRTWNIWLKKQTGIDGYRIDAAKHFPYWATKDFLWNLQHDAGWASGGDTMFAVGEYVGSKSEMDTWVDNVNNSDGFSDVVGTMDFSLRQALRDMVYSFGSYDMGTIPSAQQDRRTRTVPFVNSHDTFRPILDSNGNYSGWDTYNELGGGHIDPYEPRVEVAYAIAFAVDGSPSVFFEDLFDIGANGNRWDHHPNDPNELPARDYLVNLIWCHQKLNFKDGEYKVRWQAQDLLIIERSARAIIGANDSWDQWQSATITTDFAPGTVLKDYSGANSGTITVDNNQQVTIWVPPCDGSNIRRGYCVYGPDGISGPVTHQVRTTTQEWEMADDLGDSHEWSLGQGGRLPSYSTALRTIGKIWSEAGEQVTIEVYPEDAAQSYTLRIYNDQNQQMASFTHTGAGTFYFTPTYQEWLTLKIRNTDSNTPGQKVWVKATYLGPQVIDQGASLVGEQGVIYDFRLFNNYPNPFNPSTTLAFEIPKAGQVRLVIYDLNGRLVKTLFDSRVAQGRHQLQWDGTNFNGDALPSGVYFARLIFDGKTRTQKLVLLK; via the coding sequence ATGCGTAGAGTGTTGCTGGGCCTGGCGCTTGTTCTTCTTTTTAGTTTCGCCAATCTCTTTGCCAATCCCTGGAACGGCAGAATTGTCCTGCAGGGATTTTGGTGGGACTACTGGAACAACAACTATCCAAACAACTGGGCAACCTATCTGGCCGATCTGGCGCCGCGCTTGAGTGAAATGGGTATCGATTACGTCTGGATTCCGCCAACGGTTAAAAACCATTCAACCTCTTCCAATGGTTATGCGCCGTTCGACCATTACGATCTGGGAGACAAATATCAAAAGGGAAGTACCAGTACGCGCTTTGGCAACAAAGACGAATTTTTAAGAGCCGTGGCCGTTTTGCACGCCAATGGCCTGCGCGTTATTCAGGATGTGGTCTGGAATCACCTGGCTAACGCTGGCTCTAACACCGGCGCCGGCGGATCGGATCCCGCCGCCTGGGGAAACACCTGGAAAAATTTCAGATACGTTTGCTACGCCACGCCGGTAACCGATGAAAGCGAAGCCGACTATTTCAACCGGCAGGGACGCTTTTTCAAGAACTGGCAAAACTTTCATCCCAATCCCGATCATAATCAAAACGACGACGACTGGACCGGTGAATTCTGGGGACCCGATTTGTGCTACTATCAGGGCGCTTACGGACAGAGCAGTAATTGCACCTACAATCCCGAACAATCGCCGGATTACGTGCGTAACGGCATGCGCACCTGGAATATCTGGCTAAAAAAACAAACCGGCATCGACGGCTACCGCATTGACGCGGCCAAACACTTCCCGTACTGGGCGACCAAAGATTTTTTGTGGAACCTACAGCACGACGCGGGCTGGGCTTCCGGCGGAGATACCATGTTTGCCGTGGGTGAGTATGTGGGCAGTAAAAGCGAAATGGATACCTGGGTAGACAACGTCAATAACAGCGACGGCTTTTCCGACGTGGTGGGCACCATGGATTTCAGCCTGCGGCAGGCTCTGCGCGACATGGTCTATTCCTTTGGCTCTTACGACATGGGCACCATCCCTTCGGCTCAGCAGGATCGCCGGACGCGTACCGTGCCCTTTGTCAACAGCCACGACACCTTCCGACCCATTCTGGACAGCAACGGCAACTACAGCGGCTGGGATACTTACAATGAATTAGGCGGCGGGCACATTGATCCCTATGAACCGCGCGTTGAAGTGGCCTACGCCATTGCCTTTGCCGTGGACGGTTCGCCGTCTGTTTTTTTTGAAGATTTGTTTGACATTGGCGCTAATGGCAATCGCTGGGATCACCATCCCAACGATCCCAATGAGCTGCCAGCCCGCGATTATCTGGTGAATCTCATCTGGTGCCATCAAAAATTGAATTTTAAAGACGGAGAATACAAAGTGCGCTGGCAGGCGCAGGATTTACTGATCATCGAGCGCAGCGCGCGGGCCATCATCGGCGCCAACGACAGCTGGGATCAATGGCAGTCGGCCACCATTACCACCGATTTTGCGCCTGGAACCGTTTTGAAAGATTACAGCGGCGCCAATTCCGGAACCATTACGGTGGACAACAATCAGCAGGTAACCATCTGGGTGCCGCCCTGCGACGGCTCCAACATCCGGCGCGGTTATTGTGTGTACGGCCCGGACGGTATTTCCGGCCCGGTTACCCATCAGGTGCGAACAACCACTCAGGAATGGGAAATGGCCGACGATCTGGGAGACAGCCATGAATGGTCGTTAGGGCAGGGCGGGCGTTTGCCTTCGTACAGCACTGCTCTGCGAACCATCGGCAAAATCTGGTCCGAAGCCGGAGAGCAAGTAACCATTGAAGTCTATCCGGAAGACGCCGCGCAATCGTACACTCTGCGCATTTACAATGATCAAAATCAACAAATGGCCTCTTTTACGCACACCGGCGCGGGCACGTTTTATTTCACGCCCACCTATCAGGAATGGCTTACGCTTAAAATTCGCAATACGGATTCCAATACGCCGGGCCAGAAGGTGTGGGTAAAGGCCACCTATCTTGGTCCGCAAGTCATTGACCAGGGCGCCTCGCTGGTGGGAGAACAGGGCGTGATTTACGATTTCAGGTTATTCAATAACTATCCCAATCCTTTCAATCCATCTACCACGCTGGCCTTTGAAATCCCGAAAGCGGGGCAGGTGCGCCTGGTAATTTATGATTTGAACGGACGGCTGGTAAAAACGCTGTTTGATAGTCGCGTCGCACAGGGGCGTCACCAGCTGCAGTGGGATGGCACGAATTTTAACGGAGATGCCCTGCCTTCGGGCGTGTATTTTGCCCGTCTGATTTTTGACGGAAAAACGCGCACGCAAAAACTGGTCCTTTTAAAATAG